The Streptomyces laurentii genome contains a region encoding:
- a CDS encoding hypothetical protein (identified by MetaGeneAnnotator; putative;~sequence version:1) — MLRALMYLLPLALLIYAFIDCLNTPEEEVRHLPKVVWVIIILLVWIAGPIVWLAAGKTRRALPNGPGDARREREWVAPDDNPEFLASLREENKREENRKDESLLKDWEADLRRREDELRRREDEGDRPRDEDGTKS, encoded by the coding sequence ATGCTCAGGGCACTGATGTACCTCTTGCCTCTGGCGCTGCTGATCTATGCCTTCATCGACTGCCTGAACACCCCCGAAGAAGAGGTCAGGCACCTGCCCAAGGTCGTCTGGGTCATCATCATCCTGCTCGTCTGGATCGCCGGGCCCATCGTGTGGCTCGCCGCCGGAAAGACGCGCCGCGCTCTCCCGAACGGCCCCGGCGACGCCCGCCGGGAACGGGAATGGGTCGCCCCCGACGACAACCCGGAGTTCCTGGCCTCGCTGCGCGAGGAGAACAAGCGCGAGGAGAACCGGAAGGACGAGTCGCTCCTGAAGGACTGGGAGGCCGACCTGCGCCGTCGCGAGGACGAGCTGCGCCGCCGCGAGGACGAGGGCGACCGGCCGCGCGACGAGGACGGCACGAAGTCGTGA
- a CDS encoding transcriptional regulator, lysr family protein (Bacterial regulatory helix-turn-helix protein, lysR family; pfam00126;~The substrate binding domain of LysR-type transcriptional regulators (LTTRs), a member of the type 2 periplasmic binding fold protein superfamily; cd05466;~Transcriptional regulator [Transcription]; COG0583;~dimerization interface [polypeptide binding];~identified by MetaGeneAnnotator; putative;~transcriptional regulator, lysr family protein [Streptomyces venezuelae ATCC10712]): MELKLLVTFEKVATVLSFTRAAAELSYAQSSVTAQIRSLETDLGTELFERLGSRICLTEAGKRLLPYACQIIALHGEARAAVTGRGGSGEPSGMIMIGTMESLTSYRLPPLLELFHHRYPGVRLSLRPTLGDATRRALREGTYDIGLLMEPDTAHEGLDSEVLCEEPLILVSGPAHPLAWRTRLTTADLAAAALVGTEPGCPYRDLFEAELRPCGPPVFTEYGTIEATKRGVAAGLGIALLPRIAVGTELASGELMALDWEPPFTLFTQIAWRRGKRLPAQVLLFVEQARRLAREQASPGSP, translated from the coding sequence ATGGAACTGAAGCTGCTCGTCACCTTCGAGAAGGTGGCCACGGTCCTGTCCTTCACCCGGGCCGCCGCCGAGCTGTCATATGCCCAGTCCAGCGTCACCGCCCAGATCCGGTCCCTGGAGACCGACCTCGGCACCGAACTCTTCGAACGCCTCGGCTCGCGCATATGCCTCACCGAGGCCGGCAAGCGGCTGCTCCCGTACGCCTGTCAGATCATCGCGCTCCACGGCGAGGCGCGGGCGGCCGTCACCGGCCGAGGCGGCTCCGGCGAGCCCTCGGGGATGATCATGATCGGCACCATGGAGTCCCTGACCTCCTACCGGCTGCCGCCACTGCTCGAACTCTTCCACCACCGCTACCCGGGCGTCCGGCTCTCCCTGCGGCCCACTCTCGGCGACGCGACCCGGCGGGCGCTGCGCGAGGGCACGTACGACATCGGGCTGCTGATGGAACCGGACACGGCACACGAGGGCCTGGACAGCGAGGTGCTGTGCGAGGAGCCGCTGATCCTGGTGAGCGGGCCGGCGCATCCGCTGGCCTGGCGGACCCGGCTCACGACGGCGGACTTGGCGGCGGCCGCGCTGGTCGGCACGGAGCCGGGATGTCCCTACCGGGATCTGTTCGAAGCGGAGCTGCGGCCGTGCGGTCCGCCCGTCTTCACGGAGTACGGCACGATCGAGGCGACCAAGCGGGGCGTGGCGGCCGGGCTCGGGATCGCGCTGCTGCCCCGGATCGCCGTCGGCACGGAGCTGGCGTCCGGGGAACTGATGGCGCTGGACTGGGAACCGCCGTTCACACTGTTCACGCAGATCGCGTGGCGGCGGGGGAAGCGGCTGCCGGCGCAAGTCCTTCTGTTCGTGGAGCAGGCGCGGCGGCTCGCGCGGGAGCAGGCTTCGCCAGGGTCACCCTGA
- a CDS encoding DMT superfamily permease (Carboxylate/Amino Acid/Amine Transporter; TIGR00950;~DMT superfamily permease [Streptomyces pristinaespiralis ATCC25486];~EamA-like transporter family; cl01037;~identified by MetaGeneAnnotator; putative), producing the protein MRNRLGIEARGPLELTLAMVLSGTLGVFVVESGASPFTVVFFRCVFGAVALGAYSLVRGFLTGHGLTPRTFGLAALGGVFIVFNWVFLFEAYEATSISFATVVYHTQPFFLVLLGALVLRERIGAAKVGWLAVAFAGLVLVSGVRPGDTASLKGLGFALAAAVLYALATIVTKRISGVRPHLIALVQVTVGIPLLLPFADFGEAARLGAGWGWLAGLGLIHTGVMYVLMYAAYAKLPTARIAVLAFTYPAVAMVVDWEVYGHHIGLVQALGVPLIVLASLRVTLAKPAPARAAAPAPRTEGLAPAAASPAATRSA; encoded by the coding sequence ATGAGAAATCGGCTCGGAATCGAAGCGCGCGGGCCCCTCGAACTCACCCTGGCCATGGTGCTGTCCGGCACCCTCGGGGTGTTCGTCGTGGAGTCCGGTGCCTCCCCGTTCACCGTCGTGTTCTTCCGCTGCGTGTTCGGTGCCGTCGCGCTCGGGGCGTACAGCCTCGTCCGTGGCTTCCTCACCGGGCACGGGCTCACCCCGCGGACGTTCGGACTCGCCGCGCTCGGCGGCGTGTTCATCGTCTTCAACTGGGTGTTCCTGTTCGAGGCGTACGAGGCCACCTCGATCTCGTTCGCCACCGTCGTCTACCACACCCAGCCCTTCTTCCTCGTCCTCCTCGGCGCGCTCGTGCTCCGTGAGCGGATAGGGGCGGCGAAGGTGGGCTGGCTCGCGGTCGCGTTCGCCGGGCTCGTGCTGGTGTCCGGGGTGCGGCCCGGGGACACCGCGTCGCTCAAGGGGCTCGGCTTCGCGCTTGCCGCGGCGGTGCTCTACGCGCTGGCGACGATCGTCACCAAGCGGATCAGCGGCGTCCGGCCGCACCTCATCGCGCTCGTCCAGGTCACCGTCGGCATCCCGCTGCTCCTGCCCTTCGCCGACTTCGGCGAGGCGGCCCGGCTCGGTGCCGGCTGGGGCTGGCTGGCCGGGCTCGGGCTGATCCACACCGGGGTGATGTACGTGCTGATGTACGCGGCGTACGCCAAGCTGCCCACCGCCCGCATCGCCGTCCTCGCCTTCACCTACCCGGCCGTCGCGATGGTCGTCGACTGGGAGGTGTACGGGCACCACATCGGCCTCGTCCAGGCGCTCGGCGTCCCGCTGATCGTGCTCGCCAGCCTCAGGGTGACCCTGGCGAAGCCTGCTCCCGCGCGAGCCGCCGCGCCTGCTCCACGAACAGAAGGACTTGCGCCGGCAGCCGCTTCCCCCGCCGCCACGCGATCTGCGTGA